A part of Canis lupus familiaris isolate Mischka breed German Shepherd chromosome 4, alternate assembly UU_Cfam_GSD_1.0, whole genome shotgun sequence genomic DNA contains:
- the NMUR2 gene encoding neuromedin-U receptor 2 isoform X2 → MSVMEKHKNDSWIHQQELEDPSEKYMNSTEDYLAFLYGPPRSQFFFPVTAVYALIFVVGVIGNFLVCLVILWHQTMKTPTNYYLFSLAVSDLLVLLLGMPLEVYEMWRNYPFLFGLVGCYFKTALFETVCFASILSVTTVSVERYVAILHPFRAKLKSTRRRALRILGVVWGFSVLFSLPNTSIHGIKVHYFPNGSLVPGSATCAVIKPIWIYNFIIQVTSFLFYILPMTVISVLYYLMGLKLKKDQLLGADEVTANIQRPARKSITKMLFVLVLVFALCWAPFHIDRLFFSFVEEWTESLAAAFNLIHVVSDSFLWRSQLPVSLEADLIPVKP, encoded by the exons ATGTCAGTGATGGAAAAACACAAGAATGATTCCTGGATCCACCAGCAGGAACTGGAAGATCCATCTGAGAAATACATGAACAGCACCGAGGACTACCTGGCCTTCCTCTATGGGCCTCCCCGCAGCCAATTCTTCTTCCCAGTGACTGCAGTGTATGCACTCATTTTTGTGGTGGGGGTTATTGGCAATTTCCTGGTGTGCCTGGTGATTCTTTGGCACCAAACTATGAAGACACCCACCAACTACTACCTCTTCAGCTTGGCTGTCTCTGACCTCTTGGTCCTGCTCCTTGGGATGCCCCTGGAAGTCTATGAGATGTGGCGCAACTACCCCTTCCTATTTGGGCTCGTGGGCTGCTACTTCAAGACGGCCCTCTTCGAGACAGTGTGCTTTGCCTCCATCCTCAGTGTCACCACGGTCAGCGTGGAGCGCTACGTGGCTATCCTCCACCCATTCCGCGCCAAGCTGAAGAGCACCCGGAGGCGGGCTCTCAGGATCCTTGGCGTCGTCTGGggcttctctgttctcttctctctgcccaaCACCAGCATTCACGGCATCAAGGTCCACTACTTCCCCAATGGGTCCTTGGTCCCAGGCTCTGCCACCTGTGCGGTCATCAAACCCATATGGATCTACAATTTCATCATTCAGGtcacttctttcctcttctacatCCTCCCCATGACTGTCATCAGTGTCCTCTACTACCTCATGGGCCTCAAA CTGAAGAAAGATCAGCTCCTTGGGGCAGATGAAGTGACTGCAAATATTCAAAGACCTGCCAGAAAGTCAATCACCAAAATGCTGT TTGTCTTGGTCTTAGTGTTTGCTCTCTGTTGGGCCCCATTCCACATTGATCGGCTCTTCTTTAGCTTTGTGGAGGAGTGGACTGAATCTCTGGCTGCTGCATTCAATCTCATCCATGTGGTATCAG
- the NMUR2 gene encoding neuromedin-U receptor 2 isoform X1, producing the protein MSVMEKHKNDSWIHQQELEDPSEKYMNSTEDYLAFLYGPPRSQFFFPVTAVYALIFVVGVIGNFLVCLVILWHQTMKTPTNYYLFSLAVSDLLVLLLGMPLEVYEMWRNYPFLFGLVGCYFKTALFETVCFASILSVTTVSVERYVAILHPFRAKLKSTRRRALRILGVVWGFSVLFSLPNTSIHGIKVHYFPNGSLVPGSATCAVIKPIWIYNFIIQVTSFLFYILPMTVISVLYYLMGLKLKKDQLLGADEVTANIQRPARKSITKMLFVLVLVFALCWAPFHIDRLFFSFVEEWTESLAAAFNLIHVVSGVFFYLSSAVNPIIYNLLSRRFRAAFRNVISPSCKQGHSQHHPQGPPAQRNIFLTECHLVELTEDAGPQFPCQLSISSSPLPTTLCSGEAP; encoded by the exons ATGTCAGTGATGGAAAAACACAAGAATGATTCCTGGATCCACCAGCAGGAACTGGAAGATCCATCTGAGAAATACATGAACAGCACCGAGGACTACCTGGCCTTCCTCTATGGGCCTCCCCGCAGCCAATTCTTCTTCCCAGTGACTGCAGTGTATGCACTCATTTTTGTGGTGGGGGTTATTGGCAATTTCCTGGTGTGCCTGGTGATTCTTTGGCACCAAACTATGAAGACACCCACCAACTACTACCTCTTCAGCTTGGCTGTCTCTGACCTCTTGGTCCTGCTCCTTGGGATGCCCCTGGAAGTCTATGAGATGTGGCGCAACTACCCCTTCCTATTTGGGCTCGTGGGCTGCTACTTCAAGACGGCCCTCTTCGAGACAGTGTGCTTTGCCTCCATCCTCAGTGTCACCACGGTCAGCGTGGAGCGCTACGTGGCTATCCTCCACCCATTCCGCGCCAAGCTGAAGAGCACCCGGAGGCGGGCTCTCAGGATCCTTGGCGTCGTCTGGggcttctctgttctcttctctctgcccaaCACCAGCATTCACGGCATCAAGGTCCACTACTTCCCCAATGGGTCCTTGGTCCCAGGCTCTGCCACCTGTGCGGTCATCAAACCCATATGGATCTACAATTTCATCATTCAGGtcacttctttcctcttctacatCCTCCCCATGACTGTCATCAGTGTCCTCTACTACCTCATGGGCCTCAAA CTGAAGAAAGATCAGCTCCTTGGGGCAGATGAAGTGACTGCAAATATTCAAAGACCTGCCAGAAAGTCAATCACCAAAATGCTGT TTGTCTTGGTCTTAGTGTTTGCTCTCTGTTGGGCCCCATTCCACATTGATCGGCTCTTCTTTAGCTTTGTGGAGGAGTGGACTGAATCTCTGGCTGCTGCATTCAATCTCATCCATGTGGTATCAG GTGTCTTCTTCTACCTGAGCTCAGCCGTCAACCCCATTATCTATAACCTACTCTCTCGCCGCTTCCGGGCAGCATTCAGGAATGTGATCTCTCCTTCTTGCAAACAGGGGCACTCCCAGCACCACCCACAGGGGCCACCTGCCCAGCGGAACATCTTCCTGACAGAATGTCACCTTGTGGAGCTGACTGAAGATGCAGGTCCCCAGTTCCCTTGTCAGTTGTCCATCAGcagctctcccctccccacaacaCTCTGTAGTGGAGAGGCACCATAA